In the Malus domestica chromosome 16, GDT2T_hap1 genome, one interval contains:
- the LOC103402844 gene encoding uncharacterized protein isoform X1: MYRTVATATTATRGGSPTDSGDCVVTLDQVPRWSNSEHRSSLEYDNEDPSFSNSFFPDPLTSQSGGESSSNGIVSRFPVDHEINSKIYLWRGNPWNLEVDAVVNSTNENMDEAHCSPGLHAAAGPGLAEECASLGGCRTGMAKVTKAYDLPARRVIHTVGPKYAVKYHTAAENALSHCYRSCLELLIENGLQSIAMGCIYTEAKNYPREPAAHVAIRTVRRFLEKQKDKIAAVVFCTTTSMDTEIYKRLLPLYFPRDKLEEEIALSKLPADVGDENGETIIDERKIRIKPLPKKNIPKPTQAPVELPVSDVGLVQRNSPYLDSYLDPAFMSLIKDPDQRRKEQWEKTAQAQSGWNCAKILGFGDLGGPPLSAAEEYSLHSRYLAKANSLNLSELAEMKIVYRGGVDSEGRPVMVVVGAHFLLRCLDLERFVHYVVKEFEPLIQKPYTIVYFHSAASLQLQPDLGWMKRVQQILGRKHQRNLHAIYVLHPTFGLKAAIFALQLFVDNVVWKKVVYVDRLLQLFRYVPREQLTIPDFVFQHDLEVNGGKGLIVDPRTKYVYHRP, from the exons ATGTACCGGACCGTGGCTACAGCCACAACTGCAACCAGGGGCGGATCTCCAACCGATAGTGGGGATTGTGTTGTCACTTTGGATCAAGTTCCACGGTGGAGCAATTCAGAGCATCGTTCTTCCTTGGAGTATGACAATGAAGATCCTTcgttttcaaattcgttttttccTGATCCTTTAACTTCCCAATCTGGGGGAGAGAGCAGTAGCAATGGGATAGTCTCAAGATTTCCAGTTGACCATGAAATTAATTCAAAGATATATCTATGGAGAGGGAACCCATGGAATCTTGAAGTTGATGCGGTAGTGAATTCTACAAATGAG AACATGGATGAAGCGCATTGTAGTCCTGGTCTGCATGCTGCGGCTGGACCTGGTCTTGCGGAAGAATGTGCATCACTG GGTGGATGTAGAACAGGGATGGCAAAGGTTACTAAAGCGTATGACCTTCCAGCTAG GAGGGTTATCCATACTGTTGGTCCCAAGTATGCAGTGAAATACCATACTGCTGCAGAAAATGCTCTGAGCCATTGTTATCGTTCTTGCCTTGAACTTCTCATTGAAAATGGGCTGCAAAG CATTGCAATGGGCTGTATATATACAGAAGCTAAGAACTACCCTCGTGAGCCAGCTGCCCATGTTGCTATAA GGACTGTACGACGTTTTCTGGAGAAGCAGAAAGATAAAATCGCAGCTGTTGTTTTTTGTACTACCACATCAATGGATACAGAGATATACAAAAG ATTGCTTCCGCTTTACTTTCCCCGAGATAAACTCGAAGAGGAGATTGCCTTGTCGAAGCTTCCTGCAGATGTAGGTGATGAAAATGGCGAGACAATTATAGATGAGCGCAAAATCAGAATAAAGCCTTTGCCCAAGAAGAATATTCCAAAGCCTACCCAGGCTCCAGTTGAGCTTCCTGTGAGTGATGTTGGCTTGGTACAAAG GAACTCACCATATTTGGATTCATATTTGGATCCTGCCTTCATGTCCTTAATAAAAGATCCTGATCAGAGACGCAAGGAACAATGGGAGAAAACTGCTCAAGCACAAAGTGGATGGAATTGTGCTAAAATTCTTGGGTTTGGCGACCTTGGTGGACCTCCATTGTCTGCTGCAGAAGAATACTCGCTTCATTCAAGATACCTTGCTAAAGCAAACTCTCTTAATCTTTCAGAACTTGCAGAAATGAAAATTGT TTACCGAGGTGGGGTTGACAGCGAGGGTCGTCCTGTAATGGTGGTTGTGGGGGCACATTTTCTTTTGCGATGTCTTGATCTAGAACGATTTGTACACTATGTTGTTAAG GAGTTTGAACCCTTAATACAAAAGCCTTATACTATTGTATACTTCCACTCTGCAGCATCTTTACAGCT CCAGCCAGACTTGGGGTGGATGAAAAGGGTACAACAGATACTTGGTCGTAAACACCAACGTAATCTGCAT GCAATATACGTCCTTCACCCGACATTTGGGCTGAAGGCTGCAATATTTGCCCTGCAACTGTTCGTGGACAATGTG GTCTGGAAGAAAGTGGTATATGTAGATAGATTACTGCAGCTCTTTCGATATGTTCCTCGTGAGCAGTTGACCATCCCCGACTTTGTGTTCCA GCACGATTTGGAAGTGAACGGTGGGAAGGGTCTTATCGTGGACCCGAGAACCAAGTATGTGTATCATCGACCGTAG
- the LOC103402844 gene encoding uncharacterized protein isoform X2 yields the protein MYRTVATATTATRGGSPTDSGDCVVTLDQVPRWSNSEHRSSLEYDNEDPSFSNSFFPDPLTSQSGGESSSNGIVSRFPVDHEINSKIYLWRGNPWNLEVDAVVNSTNENMDEAHCSPGLHAAAGPGLAEECASLGGCRTGMAKVTKAYDLPARRVIHTVGPKYAVKYHTAAENALSHCYRSCLELLIENGLQSIAMGCIYTEAKNYPREPAAHVAIRTVRRFLEKQKDKIAAVVFCTTTSMDTEIYKRLLPLYFPRDKLEEEIALSKLPADVGDENGETIIDERKIRIKPLPKKNIPKPTQAPVELPVSDVGLVQRNSPYLDSYLDPAFMSLIKDPDQRRKEQWEKTAQAQSGWNCAKILGFGDLGGPPLSAAEEYSLHSRYLAKANSLNLSELAEMKIVYRGGVDSEGRPVMVVVGAHFLLRCLDLERFVHYVVKEFEPLIQKPYTIVYFHSAASLQLQPDLGWMKRVQQILGRKHQRNLHAIYVLHPTFGLKAAIFALQLFVDNVKVVYVDRLLQLFRYVPREQLTIPDFVFQHDLEVNGGKGLIVDPRTKYVYHRP from the exons ATGTACCGGACCGTGGCTACAGCCACAACTGCAACCAGGGGCGGATCTCCAACCGATAGTGGGGATTGTGTTGTCACTTTGGATCAAGTTCCACGGTGGAGCAATTCAGAGCATCGTTCTTCCTTGGAGTATGACAATGAAGATCCTTcgttttcaaattcgttttttccTGATCCTTTAACTTCCCAATCTGGGGGAGAGAGCAGTAGCAATGGGATAGTCTCAAGATTTCCAGTTGACCATGAAATTAATTCAAAGATATATCTATGGAGAGGGAACCCATGGAATCTTGAAGTTGATGCGGTAGTGAATTCTACAAATGAG AACATGGATGAAGCGCATTGTAGTCCTGGTCTGCATGCTGCGGCTGGACCTGGTCTTGCGGAAGAATGTGCATCACTG GGTGGATGTAGAACAGGGATGGCAAAGGTTACTAAAGCGTATGACCTTCCAGCTAG GAGGGTTATCCATACTGTTGGTCCCAAGTATGCAGTGAAATACCATACTGCTGCAGAAAATGCTCTGAGCCATTGTTATCGTTCTTGCCTTGAACTTCTCATTGAAAATGGGCTGCAAAG CATTGCAATGGGCTGTATATATACAGAAGCTAAGAACTACCCTCGTGAGCCAGCTGCCCATGTTGCTATAA GGACTGTACGACGTTTTCTGGAGAAGCAGAAAGATAAAATCGCAGCTGTTGTTTTTTGTACTACCACATCAATGGATACAGAGATATACAAAAG ATTGCTTCCGCTTTACTTTCCCCGAGATAAACTCGAAGAGGAGATTGCCTTGTCGAAGCTTCCTGCAGATGTAGGTGATGAAAATGGCGAGACAATTATAGATGAGCGCAAAATCAGAATAAAGCCTTTGCCCAAGAAGAATATTCCAAAGCCTACCCAGGCTCCAGTTGAGCTTCCTGTGAGTGATGTTGGCTTGGTACAAAG GAACTCACCATATTTGGATTCATATTTGGATCCTGCCTTCATGTCCTTAATAAAAGATCCTGATCAGAGACGCAAGGAACAATGGGAGAAAACTGCTCAAGCACAAAGTGGATGGAATTGTGCTAAAATTCTTGGGTTTGGCGACCTTGGTGGACCTCCATTGTCTGCTGCAGAAGAATACTCGCTTCATTCAAGATACCTTGCTAAAGCAAACTCTCTTAATCTTTCAGAACTTGCAGAAATGAAAATTGT TTACCGAGGTGGGGTTGACAGCGAGGGTCGTCCTGTAATGGTGGTTGTGGGGGCACATTTTCTTTTGCGATGTCTTGATCTAGAACGATTTGTACACTATGTTGTTAAG GAGTTTGAACCCTTAATACAAAAGCCTTATACTATTGTATACTTCCACTCTGCAGCATCTTTACAGCT CCAGCCAGACTTGGGGTGGATGAAAAGGGTACAACAGATACTTGGTCGTAAACACCAACGTAATCTGCAT GCAATATACGTCCTTCACCCGACATTTGGGCTGAAGGCTGCAATATTTGCCCTGCAACTGTTCGTGGACAATGTG AAAGTGGTATATGTAGATAGATTACTGCAGCTCTTTCGATATGTTCCTCGTGAGCAGTTGACCATCCCCGACTTTGTGTTCCA GCACGATTTGGAAGTGAACGGTGGGAAGGGTCTTATCGTGGACCCGAGAACCAAGTATGTGTATCATCGACCGTAG